The proteins below are encoded in one region of Phaeodactylum tricornutum CCAP 1055/1 chromosome 3, complete sequence:
- a CDS encoding predicted protein yields the protein MTTRYNGSVATMVVQSRNHDSPLDISVDNDYPFQIHGSLHDPEVIQTGTSTERPRRGAQSAQPQSSKTIDVFKMKTAFAKPPSFRSFRPTCIHTKFLNQIKCESGGSGLEADDIIQEPLAPRHAALQEGLFFPSPVSVVEEDVSSNDFFG from the coding sequence atgacgaccaGATACAATGGCAGTGTAGCAACGATGGTGGTTCAGTCTCGCAACCACGACTCTCCATTAGACATCAGTGTTGATAATGACTATCCTTTTCAAATCCATGGCTCCCTGCACGATCCAGAAGTGATTCAAACCGGAACATCTACGGAGCGTCCCAGGAGAGGAGCACAGTCTGCACAACCTCAATCATCCAAAACAATTGATGTCTTCAAAATGAAAACTGCATTCGCAAAGCCACCTTCATTCCGGTCATTTCGCCCCACATGTATACATACGAAATTTTTGAACCAAATCAAATGCGAGAGCGGTGGAAGCGGATTGGAAGCGGACGATATAATCCAAGAGCCTCTTGCTCCCCGGCACGCTGCTCTACAAGAAGGACTCTTCTTTCCGTCACCTGTATCggttgtcgaagaagatgtttCTAGCAACGATTTTTTTGGTTGA
- a CDS encoding predicted protein, giving the protein MSSSKKALVVDPFCFRQFDEHADSKKYGGTVFSLSVADFERIVNERFQSADLKDGYAPFCKHVFLVNDFTNARVNVLPITEENEHLIRTKYEARNDKELPVLARFFPQNLVGDDLPVAKYLDLILYSREQINKENASQGRDPNPASAPWNIVSIKAQDVPDELPMNPITAMRNSLGKAEGGSGVPLDRKAYAEAVNYWKDHAVIS; this is encoded by the coding sequence atgtcgtcttccaaaaaagccTTAGTTGTTGATCCCTTTTGTTTCCGTCAGTTCGATGAACACGCCGATAGCAAAAAGTACGGTGGGACGGTCTTTAGTCTGTCGGTTGCCGACTTTGAACGCATTGTCAACGAGAGGTTCCAATCGGCCGACTTGAAGGACGGCTACGCACCCTTTTGCAAACACGTATTCTTGGTCAATGATTTTACCAACGCTCGGGTAAACGTGTTGCCCATCACAGAAGAGAACGAACACCTGATTCGTACCAAGTACGAAGCCCGCAACGATAAGGAGCTGCCCGTCTTGGCTCGATTCTTCCCACAAAACCTTGTTGGGGACGATTTGCCTGTAGCGAAATACCTCGACTTGATTCTCTATTCACGGGAACAaataaacaaagaaaatgcTTCCCAAGGTCGGGATCCAAATCCAGCATCGGCACCGTGGAATATTGTCTCCATCAAGGCGCAAGATGTACCGGATGAGCTACCCATGAATCCGATTACCGCCATGCGCAATTCTCTGGGGAAGGCCGAGGGCGGTAGCGGAGTACCGTTGGATCGAAAGGCCTACGCGGAAGCCGTCAACTATTGGAAGGACCATGCTGTGATTTCGTAA
- the RabX2 gene encoding predicted protein (Rab-family small GTPase, ortholog of T. pseudonana TPS_104375) — MSNRATGGAGKPPLYKIVMLGDSGVGKTSLVARLTNPDRPLNHDISATMGIEFDTQMLDTPHGKVKAQIWDTAGQERFARVLLPTYFRKAKGVILVYDITNAKSFESLAERWMAQLQDHASTDDLAKLLVGNKSDLEASREVSQEKAQQFCQEYGMEMLETSAKSGENVLTSFERLIGIVHDRALTSQKSRGGIAGLGGPSGGTSSATPATVNLDETKGANTDSAACGC, encoded by the coding sequence ATGTCGAACCGAGCCACGGGAGGAGCCGGCAAACCGCCGCTGTACAAGATTGTCATGCTGGGCGATTCGGGCGTAGGAAAGACGTCGCTCGTCGCGCGTCTAACGAATCCGGATCGACCGCTCAATCACGACATTTCGGCAACCATGGGGATTGAGTTCGATACGCAAATGCTGGACACGCCGCACGGAAAAGTCAAGGCCCAAATCTGGGACACCGCGGGGCAAGAACGCTTCGCGCGGGTTCTCCTGCCTACCTACTTTCGTAAAGCCAAAGGGGTGATCCTCGTGTACGATATCACCAACGCCAAGTCCTTCGAATCGCTTGCGGAACGCTGGATGGCGCAGTTGCAGGATCACGCCTCTACCGATGATCTAGCCAAACTCCTCGTTGGCAATAAGAGCGATTTGGAAGCATCGCGAGAAGTATCACAGGAAAAGGCGCAACAATTCTGTCAGGAATACGGTATGGAAATGTTGGAAACGTCGGCTAAATCCGGAGAAAACGTTCTCACTTCCTTCGAAAGATTGATTGGGATTGTGCACGATCGGGCTCTCACCTCGCAAAAGTCCCGAGGAGGCATTGCAGGCCTGGGTGGTCCATCCGGAGGAACATCGTCGGCGACGCCAGCCACGGTGAACTTGGACGAAACCAAGGGTGCCAACACCGATTCGGCAGCGTGCGGATGTTAG
- the HemF_2 gene encoding coproporphyrinogen oxidase. coproporphyrinogen III oxidase. coproporphyrinogenase (eighth step in heme synthesis; although the enzyme is related to chloroplast homologues, no targeting sequences at the N terminus have been found) encodes MLREAQLSICKAIEDIDGGAKFQEDAWVRDTGGGGMSRVLGNGNVWEKAGVNLSVVHGTMPQEALRAATERGVNRGQDAVPFSACGLSCVMHPRNPHCPTMHFNYRLFQTAGGNWWFGGGTDITPSYLVEEDIKHFHGVYKDVCDRHDPEYYPKFKKWADEYFLIKHRGERRGLGGIFFDDLNDRDPNEIFEFCKDAVNHVVAAYGPIIEKHKNDSFTEEEKRWQQLRRGRYAEFNLVYDRGTIFGLKTNGRTESILMSLPETARWEYDHHPEEGSPEAEFLDACMNPRDWV; translated from the coding sequence ATGCTTCGCGAAGCACAGCTCTCTATTTGCAAAGCTATTGAAGACATCGACGGTGGGGCAAAGTTCCAGGAGGACGCATGGGTGCGCGACAccggtggtggtggtatgTCGCGTGTACTCGGTAATGGCAACGTTTGGGAAAAAGCAGGCGTCAACCTTTCGGTCGTCCACGGTACTATGCCACAAGAAGCCTTGCGCGCGGCGACCGAACGAGGAGTCAATCGTGGACAAGATGCGGTTCCATTCTCAGCCTGTGGTTTGTCTTGTGTAATGCACCCACGCAACCCCCACTGCCCGACGATGCATTTCAATTACCGTCTCTTCCAAACTGCTGGAGGAAATTGGTGGTTTGGAGGTGGCACAGATATAACTCCTTCCTACCTCGTGGAGGAAGACATAAAGCATTTCCATGGTGTATACAAAGATGTTTGCGATCGACACGACCCCGAATACTACCCAAAGTTTAAGAAGTGGGCCGATGAGTACTTTTTGATCAAGCATCGCGGGGAGCGCCGGGGACTGGGTGGGATTTTCTTTGATGATTTGAACGATCGCGATCCAAACGAGATCTTTGAATTCTGCAAAGATGCCGTCAACCACGTTGTCGCTGCCTATGGTCCCATCATCGAAAAGCACAAGAACGACTCATTTACGGAGGAAGAAAAACGCTGGCAGCAACTACGACGTGGACGCTATGCCGAATTCAACCTCGTCTACGATCGCGGAACAATATTTGGACTCAAGACCAACGGTCGTACGGAAAGCATTCTCATGAGCTTACCGGAGACGGCCCGATGGGAATACGATCACCATCCGGAAGAGGGATCACCAGAAGCTGAGTTCCTAGACGCATGTATGAACCCTCGGGATTGGGTGTAA
- a CDS encoding predicted protein, translating to MDPWPPGHEAFLCSDIVRQLAALEISSGSAAHHAAELRSGNTPLSVPVLLPGSLRARGDFSLLSLSLVEDASAPKKYRWTVSDTQFFNIHKPLFPAPAAR from the coding sequence ATGGACCCGTGGCCACCGGGACACGAAGCCTTTCTCTGCTCGGACATCGTCCGCCAACTAGCCGCTTTGGAAATTTCCAGTGGCTCGGCGGCACACCACGCGGCCGAGCTCCGCAGTGGGAATACTCCATTGTCCGTACCCGTCTTGTTGCCCGGGTCACTCCGTGCCCGGGGTGACTTTTCGCTATTGTCGCTGAGTTTGGTGGAAGATGCGAGTGCTCCGAAAAAATACCGGTGGACCGTGTCCGACACGCAATTTTTCAACATTCACAAGCCACTGTTTCCAGCTCCAGCTGCGCGGTAG
- a CDS encoding predicted protein, with the protein TVRLFSRHLLDNSEQFPDVAEYLLQARSDSVHSFILDSEIVGVYMDATKGKFRMLPFQDLSTRRGSQSVERDRVQVRIYAFDLLYLNGESLLKVPFWKRRKLLQEVFKETLGFAHAQSVGLATFDDELLRATLEQAVTDGAEGLMIKLTGEGYHAPNADVSCRTFGYESGTRSQLWLKLKRDYVVGYADTIDVVPIGAWYGNGRKAQKGFLSPILFAVYDEDEGAFRSISRCMSFTDAMYQGRVNCYTTTPPSTYIITNETPSIWFKPMEVFEVSFADLSLSQAHTAGAGLLDDPQGRGVAMRFPRFKRRRPDKSVEQATTTVQIAQLFGQQSKMKR; encoded by the exons ACCGTCAGACTGTTCAGTCGCCATTTGCTGGACAACTCGGAGCAATTTCCCGACGTAGCAGAATACTTGCTGCAAGCACGTAGTGATTCGGTGCACTCCTTTATTCTTGATTCCGAAATAGTTGGTGTTTACATGGACGCAACGAAAGGAAAATTTCGAATGCTTCCTTTTCAAGATCTGTCTACTCGGCGAGGAAGTCAAAGCGTTGAAAGAGATAGAGTTCAAGTTCGCATCTACGCCTTTGATTTGTTGTACCTCAATGGAGAATCACTTTTAAAGGttcctttttggaagcgaagAAAGCTTTTACAAGAGGTATTCAAAGAGACACTTGGATTCGCTCACGCGCAATCGGTTGGACTTGCCACTTTCGATGACGAACTCTTGAGAGCTACTCTGGAACAAGCGGTCACGGATGGTGCTGAAGGCCTCATGATTAAACTCACAGGTGAAGGCTATCACGCACCGAACGCTGACGTATCCTGTCGCACCTTTGGCTACGAATCGGGGACACGCAGTCAGCTCTGGCTGAAGTTGAAGAGAGACTATGTTGTGGGCTATGCCGATACAATCGATGTCGTACCGATAGGAGCTTGGTACGGGAACGGTCGGAAAGCACAGAAGGGATTCCTAAGTCCAATACTCTTTGCCGTgtacgatgaagacgaaggaGCCTTCCGCTCCATCTCCCGGTGTATGAGCTTTACAGACGCCATGTATCAAG GACGTGTCAACTGCTACACCACTACTCCACCGTCAACTTATATCATTACAAATGAGACGCCTAGTATTTGGTTCAAACCGATGGAAGTTTTTGAAGTTTCTTTTGCGGACCTTTCACTTAGTCAGGCCCATACAGCAGGGGCAGGTCTTCTAGATGACCCTCAAGGACGAGGGGTCGCAATG AGATTCCCTCGTTTTAAACGCCGTCGGCCAGATAAATCAGTTGAACAAGCCACAACAACTGTTCAAATTGCACAGCTTTTTGGCCAGCAGTCAAAAATGAAGAGGTAG
- a CDS encoding predicted protein, translating to MGGASSKLDENNWSLADGKLRGVQDTVDGQPPIQQYEVYYMTKRAVNQREFNILDERDNLVFRTRAVRGTIACFDLMGSGRDDYILRVNVDIARRFWIISRFYVPSFEGQMPDKEATEKLAAQLDEDSQHDIGTGRKRLPILYKRCCITVSWSRYMMVAAHYGPPSIAMILSASQTDTEIDQDEQWMRDAAKISSRMKERQRIISNGKVEDLALTSSESDPPLPEPENSHFKRIPPPFIDKDETDKDVNAEKKLSCETSPSLPDIPPADQEVPHQSDKTNKPNSTTLLRSATISAETSMLNMQDWFRQQSQSIQAKSKAAFEAYAITKPKEVTNADLLEGVVQFERPLLRCQEIYNRFFGNHQTSLVSKEQVLDLLEQDREQHAKDHPEDNVSYLENDPLTRAERDILKENGGAFSSAAERLDANNDIGIFGAKYEQPLVGYWSWEHTLRTHQIKVHVAKGTDLALHVIMAVIASQVRFERHAIAMTI from the coding sequence ATGGGtggagcttcttccaaattggACGAAAACAATTGGAGTTTAGCAGACGGGAAACTAAGGGGCGTCCAGGATACCGTTGATGGCCAACCACCGATACAGCAATATGAAGTGTACTACATGACCAAGAGAGCCGTCAACCAGAGAGAGTTTAATATTCTTGACGAAAGAGATAATCTTGTGTTCAGAACGCGTGCGGTCCGAGGGACGATTGCCTGTTTCGATTTGATGGGATCAGGTAGGGACGACTACATTCTTCGAGTAAATGTGGATATAGCTCGGCGATTCTGGATTATTTCTCGGTTCTATGTTCCCTCGTTTGAAGGCCAAATGCCCGACAAAGAAGCTACCGAAAAATTAGCCGCTCAGCTGGATGAGGACAGTCAGCACGATATCGGTACTGGACGGAAGCGTCTTCCGATTCTTTACAAACGCTGTTGCATAACTGTGAGTTGGAGCCGATACATGATGGTGGCCGCTCACTACGGACCGCCATCCATTGCTATGATTCTTTCTGCATCCCAAACAGATACCGAGATAGATCAAGATGAGCAATGGATGAGGGATGCTGCTAAGATCTCAAGCCGCATGAAAGAACGCCAAAGGATCATTTCCAACGGGAAAGTTGAGGACCTTGCCTTGACGAGCTCAGAAAGTGATCCTCCCTTGCCTGAACCCGAAAATAGTCATTTCAAGAGAATCCCACCGCCTTTCATTGACAAAGATGAAACTGACAAAGATGTCAATGCTGAAAAAAAGCTTTCATGCGAAACGTCCCCCTCTCTGCCCGACATTCCTCCCGCCGATCAAGAGGTTCCACATCAATCTGACAAGACGAATAAGCCAAATTCGACAACCTTATTGAGATCTGCTACGATTTCTGCTGAAACATCGATGCTTAACATGCAAGATTGGTTTCGGCAGCAGTCACAATCTATACAGGCTAAATCGAAGGCCGCATTTGAGGCATACGCAATCACTAAGCCAAAAGAGGTCACGAATGCAGATCTTCTGGAGGGTGTTGTTCAGTTTGAGCGACCTCTTCTTCGCTGTCAAGAGATATACAACCGGTTCTTTGGAAATCACCAAACCTCGCTTGTGTCGAAAGAACAAGTACTTGACCTCTTGGAGCAAGATCGGGAACAGCACGCAAAGGACCATCCCGAGGATAATGTAAGCTATTTAGAGAATGATCCTCTGACAAGAGCAGAAAGAGATATTTTGAAAGAGAATGGAGGAGCATTTTCTTCCGCAGCGGAACGATTGGACGCGAACAATGACATTGGAATTTTCGGAGCAAAGTATGAGCAACCCCTGGTTGGATACTGGAGCTGGGAGCACACTTTGCGAACTCATCAAATCAAGGTCCACGTGGCCAAAGGAACAGACCTTGCTCTTCATGTAATCATGGCAGTTATTGCGAGCCAAGTCCGCTTTGAAAGGCATGCCATTGCCATGACTATTTAg
- the ACD1 gene encoding short chain acyl-coenzyme A dehydrogenase (A short chain acyl-coenzyme A dehydrogenase, located in mitochondria, catalyzes the first step of beta-oxidation of saturated C-C bonds in acyl compounds using FAD as co-factor. Typical reaction catalyzed in butanoate metabolism: butanoyl-CoA + electron transfering flavoprotein = 2-butenoyl-CoA + reduced electron transfering flavoprotein.) produces the protein MSLLTRAVTFARPSLANAAFRGSVASNKAVGSSPLAGLSRKSYMTYSMLPEEHRMIYEMCRNFANEKLAPHAGEWDEKHMFPKDAVTQLAELGLMGINTPEEFQGSGLDAMSYAIAMEEISRGCASVGVIMSAHNSLYLYPVQTFGTDAQKEEWAAPYAVCDDGSGGKLNIGCFGLSEPGNGSDAGAAATTATLDGDEWVVNGTKAWITNAHESGAAIVFATTDKSLKHKGISAFIVPMDAPGFSLGAKEDKLGIRASSTSNLIMDNVRIPKDNLLGEPGMGFKIAMQTLDGGRIGVAGQALGIASASIDCAVKYALERHAFGKPISELQSIQNKISAMTVARDSARLLTWRAAQLKDNGERFTREAAMAKLAASEAATMCSHQAIQILGGAGYVRDFPAERHYRDARITEIYEGTSEIQHLVIANDVLKEYKNSN, from the exons ATGTCGTTGCTCACTCGCGCTGTTACATTTGCTCGTCCAAGTCTTGCAAACGCCGCGTTTCGTGGTTCCGTCGCCTCGAACAAGGCTGTCGGTTCGTCTCCCCTAGCTGGTTTGTCCAGGAAATCCTACATGACATACTCGATGCTTCCAGAAGAGCATCGTATGATCTACGAAATGTGCCGCAATTttgcgaacgaaaagctGGCACCGCATGCCGGAGAGTGGGATGAAAAACACATGTTTCCGAAAGACGCCGTAACTCAGTTG GCGGAACTGGGTCTCATGGGAATTAACACTCCGGAAGAGTTCCAGGGATCAGGACTGGACGCCATGTCCTACGCCATTGCGATGGAAGAAATCTCTCGTGGATGTGCTTCGGTTGGAGTCATTATGAGTGCACACAATTCCCTCTACCTGTACCCAGTTCAGACGTTTGGTACAGACGCGCAGAAAGAAGAATGGGCGGCACCCTACGCAGTGTGCGACGATGGCTCGGGCGGCAAACTAAACATTGGCTGCTTCGGTCTTTCGGAACCAGGAAATGGTAGTGACGCTGGTGCTGCCGCTACGACGGCGACACTCGATGGGGATGAATGGGTTGTGAACGGAACCAAAGCTTGGATTACGAATGCGCACGAATCTGGAGCTGCTATAGTTTTTGCAACGACCGATAAGTCACTCAA ACACAAAGGAATCTCTGCTTTTATTGTTCCAATGGACGCTCCCGGTTTCTCGTTGGGGGCCAAGGAAGACAAACTCGGCATTCGGGCCTCGTCGACGTCAAACCTGATTATGGACAATGTCCGTATTCCCAAAGATAATTTGCTCGGAGAGCCCGGAATGGGCTTCAAAATTGCCATGCAGACATTGGATGGTGGTCGCATTGGAGTGGCCGGACAGGCGTTGGGTATCGCGTCGGCATCGATCGATTGTGCCGTGAAGTATGCCTTGGAGCGTCACGCCTTTGGCAAACCGATTTCTGAGCTGCAGTCCATACAAAACAAAATTAGCGCCATGACGGTGGCTCGGGACTCGGCTCGGCTGTTAACGTGGAGGGCTGCTCAGCTCAAAGACAACGGGGAACGCTTCACGAGAGAAGCCGCCATGGCCAAGCTTGCGGCATCGGAAGCGGCGACCATGTGCAGTCACCAAGCGATACAGATTTTGGGCGGAGCGGGCTACGTTCGAGACTTTCCAGCGGAACGGCATTATCGTGATGCCCGAATCACCGAAATTTACGAAGGTACGAGTGAAATCCAACATTTGGTGATTGCCAATGATGTTTTGAAGGAGTACAAGAATTCCAATTGA
- a CDS encoding predicted protein: MKRQILPYVFLCCGIPQVASLSLSDTKHPAPSVARNPSQIRPFSTEDSPARRPSLRAEKRRLQRKQTTSLNSSQQRRKESLRVGNNPLLSLNLNLDALARAQAADRAQELYQRIAALHEEGYYAVAPDTVSFNSVLKAWQNDVHGALKFWESQFSPQGTPFASQGTSSHTTMQPNTRSYNILLLALAKAGRAAHAEIVLRYMQEPDPVFILPDTVTYNTVLLAYAVTGCLALESDTAVRAECLLQEMIN; this comes from the coding sequence ATGAAAAGGCAAATCTTGCCCTACGTATTCCTTTGTTGTGGAATCCCTCAGGTGGCTTCCCTTTCTCTGTCAGACACGAAACATCCAGCACCAAGTGTTGCCAGAAATCCCTCGCAAATCAGACCGTTTTCGACGGAAGACTCTCCGGCGAGACGTCCAAGTCTCAGGGCTGAAAAACGTCGCCTCCAGCGGAAACAAACGACCTCGCTCAATTCTTCCCAACAGCGCCGGAAAGAATCGCTCAGAGTCGGCAACAATCCACTCTTGTCACTTAATCTCAATCTGGACGCCCTGGCTCGTGCCCAGGCGGCGGATCGGGCTCAGGAGCTTTACCAGCGCATCGCTGCCCTCCACGAAGAAGGATACTACGCCGTTGCGCCCGATACGGTCAGTTTCAATTCTGTTCTCAAAGCTTGGCAGAACGACGTGCACGGCGCCCTGAAGTTCTGGGAATCCCAATTTTCGCCACAGGGAACGCCTTTCGCGTCGCAAGGGACGTCCTCACACACAACAATGCAACCGAACACACGATCGTACAATATTTTGCTATtggccttggccaaggcggGACGGGCGGCCCACGCGGAAATCGTGCTGCGCTACATGCAGGAACCCGACCCGGTCTTCATTCTTCCCGATACCGTCACTTACAATACCGTACTCCTGGCGTACGCCGTGACGGGTTGTCTTGCACTCGAATCAGATACCGCCGTACGGGCCGAATGTTTGCTGCAGGAGATGATTAATTAA
- a CDS encoding predicted protein — translation MTTPLSSRLLAALRASRPASRRSALRSTQIGACMLPRNSPHRGFRTSTQAMAEGISQSTERPAATSTADVKDKPPAPDVRVQASEPEKQPEMLEFQAETRQLLDIVTNSLYTDKEVFLRELVSNASDSLEKLRHLQATNAMIVDPDLALEIRIELDEVTSTISITDTGIGMTRDDMIQNLGTIARSGSKQFVKELERQASGSIPDPARGIIGKFGVGFYSSFMVGEKVEVRSRSAQHDDEPSRVWTSEGQGAYSITDLPEDVRQQRGSSVVIHLKEKHWDFVDESRIEGILKRYSNFVNFPIYLNGNRVNTLEAIWTKEPKEVEEEAYSAFYKYIANAIDEPLDVYHFRADAPLDVKALFFIPSFHSEKFGMERMEPGVSLYSRKVLIESKSKDILPEWLRFIKGIVDSEDLPLAISREKPQDSALIAKLRKTLTRKFIAHLTKMAKKDRPKFLDEFYREYSFFLKEGICQEYEFQEHLAKLLFFETSRSTDADMVSFDEYVGRMRPEQKEIYYLMAPSREAAINSPYLETFEKAGVEVLFLFSTIDDFVMANLELYEGRKLVSVEKSDIDLKDLMDADADKADEGEEIFTADKELSATEQVEFCNWFKTELGSKKISSCTVTARLSSSPAIVTDSESGAMRRMMRLVDTSEGSRDSVPLPKQHVEINPKHPVIVGIHDLITKEPTLARVLAEQVYDNCLVAAGLLDDSRSMLPRLNDILVCVVNGAKAKHGSGSKEIVEPEVVAKTDNE, via the coding sequence ATGACGACGCCACTTTCGTCACGACTGCTGGCCGCTTTGCGTGCATCCCGACCCGCATCGCGCCGATCGGCGCTACGGAGCACACAAATCGGGGCGTGTATGTTGCCAAGAAACAGCCCACACCGTGGGTTTCGTACATCCACTCAAGCGATGGCAGAAGGTATTAGCCAAAGTACCGAACGTCCCGCTGCCACTTCCACTGCCGACGTCAAAGACAAGCCTCCCGCTCCCGACGTTCGAGTCCAAGCATCGGAACCCGAGAAACAGCCGGAAATGCTAGAGTTTCAGGCCGAGACTCGCCAGCTTCTGGATATCGTGACTAATTCGCTGTACACGGACAAGGAGGTCTTTCTGCGCGAACTGGTGTCTAACGCCAGTGAttctttggaaaagctgCGGCACCTGCAGGCCACCAACGCGATGATCGTAGACCCGGACTTGGCCTTGGAGATCCGCATCGAACTCGACGAAGTCACCAGTACAATTTCCATTACGGATACGGGTATTGGTATGACTCGGGACGATATGATTCAGAATCTGGGAACGATTGCCCGCTCCGGATCCAAGCAGTTTGTCAAGGAGCTAGAACGTCAGGCATCGGGCTCCATCCCCGACCCGGCACGCGGAATCATTGGAAAGTTTGGTGTCGGCTTTTACAGTTCCTTCATGGTTGGCGAAAAAGTAGAAGTGCGTTCACGCTCCGCACagcacgacgacgaaccAAGCCGTGTTTGGACTTCTGAAGGACAAGGCGCCTACTCCATTACCGACCTGCCGGAAGATGTACGGCAGCAACGAGGTTCCTCGGTCGTGATACATTTGAAAGAAAAGCACTGGGATTTCGTGGACGAGTCACGCATTGAGGGAATTCTCAAGCGCTATTCCAACTTTGTCAACTTTCCCATTTACTTGAACGGCAATCGTGTCAATACACTCGAGGCGATTTGGACCAAAGAACCCAAGGAAGTGGAAGAGGAAGCGTATTCGGCCTTCTACAAGTATATTGCTAACGCCATTGATGAGCCTCTTGATGTTTATCACTTTCGGGCGGATGCGCCCTTGGATGTGAAAGCGCTCTTCTTTATTCCCTCGTTTCATTCCGAAAAGTTCGGTATGGAACGAATGGAGCCCGGTGTTTCGCTCTACAGTCGCAAGGTACTGATTGAATCCAAATCGAAGGATATACTTCCCGAGTGGCTACGCTTTATCAAGGGTATTGTCGACTCGGAAGACCTGCCTTTGGCTATTTCGCGTGAAAAGCCCCAAGATTCTGCGCTGATTGCCAAGCTACGCAAAACCTTGACGCGCAAATTCATTGCCCATTTGACCAAAATGGCAAAGAAAGATCGCCCCAAGTTTCTCGACGAATTCTACCGAGAATACTCTTTCTTTCTGAAAGAGGGGATTTGTCAAGAATACGAATTCCAAGAACACCTCGCTAAACTGCTGTTTTTCGAAACGTCTCGTAGTACCGACGCTGATATGGTGTCGTTCGACGAATACGTTGGACGAATGCGTCCCGAACAAAAAGAGATCTACTATTTAATGGCCCCCTCGCGTGAAGCTGCAATAAACAGTCCCTACCTAGAAACTTTCGAAAAGGCCGGAGTCGAGgttctctttttgttttccacGATTGACGATTTTGTCATGGCCAATTTGGAACTTTACGAAGGTCGCAAGCTCGTTTCCGTCGAAAAAAGTGATATCGATTTGAAAGATTTGATGGATGCCGACGCTGACAAGGCGGACGAGGGAGAAGAAATCTTCACGGCGGATAAAGAATTGTCGGCGACAGAGCAAGTCGAGTTCTGCAATTGGTTCAAAACCGAGCTTGGGAGCAAAAAAATTTCTTCCTGTACGGTGACAGCGCGTTTGTCGTCATCTCCAGCCATTGTCACGGACAGCGAGTCCGGCGCCATGCGGAGGATGATGCGACTGGTGGATACCAGCGAAGGCAGTCGTGATTCTGTGCCACTTCCCAAGCAACACGTGGAAATCAATCCAAAACACCCGGTGATTGTTGGTATTCACGACCTTATTACCAAGGAACCAACACTGGCACGTGTACTAGCCGAACAAGTTTACGACAATTGCCTCGTCGCGGCGGGCCTCTTGGATGATAGTCGGTCGATGCTTCCGCGTTTGAACGATATCTTGGTGTGCGTTGTCAACGGAGCGAAAGCGAAGCATGGATCGGGTTCAAAAGAAATAGTAGAGCCAGAAGTGGTGGCGAAGACTGACAATGAGTAA